Proteins encoded in a region of the Drosophila gunungcola strain Sukarami chromosome 3L unlocalized genomic scaffold, Dgunungcola_SK_2 000005F, whole genome shotgun sequence genome:
- the LOC128259557 gene encoding DDB1- and CUL4-associated factor 8, translating into MDLEEDCVASGTTSACKRPRRNTDSRIRDGQIEETTAQAGGEEKTVTTKQSVINSTTITSNNNNEEEKGDMLGQEHALKEQNRQAEIEQPKEKEQLGKLQLDKKKTEPKDEQSEKKPSDKEQLVEYHARKDQEQLEDKSNEEQAGPSSLESQLPPHAATAELAANKPKTVNSILTMDSDDQNPSSAALLTSPRFNLRNIPPTRSYRRINIELTGTVTDSDSTDSVEVPEQQEEDEQEQDEQEDTEGADADIDTDGQVAPAEPSADESSSNDEMVHRYDLSSENDLTTEDEMEFNETEANAGDREKVDFAVDKEMGKQKPAYTFNSLQELMHREHNIINRIGWRGGHTSAQSFGQGYYGSRQVVEQMTLLSCMNGHSGCVNCLNFNRAGDLICSGSDDLNIVVWDWANEKPLHSFHSGHSMNIFQTKFIDSAGCLDIVSASRDGQVRRAVVPPSGGATKPMRLYTHSESVHKIVLVPHSRHELMSAGEDAAVKHFDLRTSNAATTLLRCVYHDANERGRVRLFSIAHHPFAPEFCVSGSDDTLRVYDKRKLTKPLHEMTPTIVEQHKIAQITCAVYNHSGSEILASFSDAGIYLFDSRNYKDGEFLHCYEGHINSRTIKGVNFFGPKSEYIVSGSDCGNIFFWDKNTEAIVNFMKGDHAGVVNCLEPHPWMPVLATSGLEHDVKIWTPNGPDKSGPNTESLKQTLQRNFSRNIVDRGDFDINQFQYFIRGFLEGSRSRTRLAGNPGTAAEWRRRARGNRSVSSSSSSSDDTNGPGVHCRTQ; encoded by the exons ATGGACTTGGAGGAGGATTGTGTGGCCAGCGGGACCACATCTGCCTGCAAGCGACCGCGGAGGAACACGGATTCCCGGATTCGCGATGGCCAAATTGAAGAGACCACGGCGCAGGCTGGTGG CGAGGAGAAAACTGTCACCACAAAGCAATCCGTAATTAACAGCACCACAATcacaagcaacaacaataatgaAGAGGAAAAGGGCGACATGTTGGGCCAAGAACATGCGCTGAAGGAGCAGAACAGGCAGGCGGAGATTGAGCAGCCTAAGGAGAAGGAGCAGTTGGGGAAGTTGCAGTTGGATAAGAAGAAGACAGAACCGAAAGATGAACAGTCTGAGAAGAAGCCATCGGATAAGGAACAACTAGTAGAATACCACGCTCGCAAGGATCAGGAGCAGCTCGAGGACAAGTCGAATGAGGAGCAGGCTGGTCCCTCCTCTCTAGAGAGTCAATTACCGCCGCATGCCGCCACTGCCGAGCTGGCCGCTAACAAGCCAAAGACGGTCAATTCCATTTTAACGATGGACAGTGATGACCAGAATCCATCCTCCGCAGCATTGCTCACCTCGCCCAGGTTTAACCTACGGAATATACCACCCACACGCTCCTATCGCCGCATCAACATAGAGCTAACGGGCACGGTGACCGACTCGGATAGCACGGACTCCGTAGAAGTACCagagcagcaggaggaggacGAACAGGAACAGGATGAGCAGGAGGACACCGAGGGCGCGGATGCAGACATCGACACCGATGGGCAGGTAGCCCCAGCAGAACCGTCCGCCGACGAAAGTTCTTCCAACGACGAAATGGTACACCGCTATGACCTTTCTAGTGAAAATGACCTAACCACAGAG GATGAGATGGAGTTCAACGAGACGGAAGCCAATGCCGGCGATCGTGAGAAAGTCGACTTTGCCGTGGACAAGGAGATGGGCAAGCAAAAGCCTGCTTACACGTTCAACAGCTTGCAGGAGCTGATGCACCGGGAGCACAACATAATCAACCGGATTGGCTGGCGTGGCGGCCACACCTCTGCGCAGAGCTTTGGCCAGGGCTACTACGGTTCGCGACAGGTGGTGGAGCAGATGACGCTGCTGAGCTGCATGAACGGGCATAGTGGTTGCGTTAACTGCCTGAACTTCAATCGCGCCGGCGACTTGATTTGCTCCGGCTCGGATGACCTAAACATTGTCGTCTGGGACTGGGCGAACGAGAAGCCGCTGCACAGCTTTCACTCCGGCCACAGCATGAACATATTCCAGACCAAGTTCATCGACAGTGCCGGCTGCCTGGACATTGTGTCCGCCAGCCGGGATGGCCAGGTGCGCCGGGCCGTCGTCCCGCCGTCGGGTGGTGCCACCAAACCGATGCGGCTCTACACACACAGCGAATCGGTGCACAAGATCGTGCTGGTGCCGCACAGCCGCCACGAGCTGATGAGCGCCGGCGAGGATGCGGCCGTCAAGCACTTTGACTTGCGCACCAGCAATGCGGCCACCACATTGCTGCGCTGCGTCTACCACGATGCGAATGAGCGGGGTCGAGTTCGCCTGTTCAGCATCGCCCATCATCCGTTTGCGCCGGAGTTTTGCGTCAGCGGATCGGACGATACGCTGCGTGTCTATGACAAACGCAAGCTGACCAAGCCCCTCCACGAGATGACCCCCACTATTGTTGAGCAGCACAAGATCGCGCAAATTACCTGCGCCGTGTACAACCACAGCGGCAGCGAGATTTTGGCCTCGTTCAGCGATGCGGGGATTTATCTCTTTGATAGTCGCAACTACAAGGACGGCGAGTTTTTGCACTGCTACGAGGGTCACAT CAATAGTCGCACCATCAAGGGTGTGAACTTTTTTGGCCCCAAATCGGAGTACATTGTCAGCGGCAGCGACTGCGGCAACATCTTCTTCTGGGACAAAAACACGGAGGCAATCGTCAACTTCATGAAAGGCGACCACGCCGGAGTGGTCAACTGCCTGGAGCCGCATCCCTGGATGCCGGTGCTGGCCACCTCTGGCCTGGAGCATGACGTTAAGATCTGGACGCCAAATGGCCCTGATAAG AGCGGTCCCAACACGGAATCTCTGAAGCAGACGCTGCAGCGCAACTTCAGTCGCAACATTGTGGACAGAGGTGACTTCGACATTAACCAATTCCAGTACTTCATCCGCGGCTTCCTGGAGGGTTCCCGCTCCCGAACGCGGCTCGCTGGAAATCCCGGCACCGCCGCGGAGTGGCGACGACGAGCTCGGGGCAACCGCTCCgtctccagcagcagcagcagctccgaCGACACCAATGGCCCAGGAGTGCACTGCCGCACGCAGTaa